One segment of Fusarium poae strain DAOMC 252244 chromosome Unknown contig_8, whole genome shotgun sequence DNA contains the following:
- a CDS encoding uncharacterized protein (TransMembrane:1 (o80-98i)) — protein MNFAENKSGPRARSGVRPTKHPRRVYERGAKQPGLKGLPLRADSLVWRPMVPQRLSIVVRRPPRNGFTDRVLGMPALQQLGFGLVASSWVLWMAGRWLRLKLSIGR, from the exons atgaattttgcggaaaataaaagtggccctcgagcccggtctggcgtgcGACCCACAAAACACCCTCGGAGGGTATATGAGAGGGGAGCAAAGCAGCCCGGCCTGAAAGG acttccactgcgtgctgattcactggtttggcgacccatggtcccgcagcgtctcagcatagtggttcgtcgacccccacgaaacggcttcactgaccgcgtactggggatgcctgcgttacagcagcttggcttcggcctcgttgctagcagttgggttctgtggatggctggccgctggctacgcctgaaactgagcatcgggaggtaa